The stretch of DNA CTTCATGAGGTTGACAGTTATTTGAACCCCAGAGCCCTGGCGATTAAATTGCTGGAAGGAGACCAGTTTGTTTTAAAGGAACTCCCTGAGGAAAATTTGTCAATTAAAGCCGATCTTAAGGCCGTGAATGCATCTCTTGCCCATCAGTATGGAGGATCAGCGGATTGGACCATCAGTGATGCACGCTCAAAACTGGCTAACCAAATATCAGAGTCCGTGATCAAGCATGGCCTGCGAAAAATTTCGTTGCGCGACAAATTGGATAATGTTCTTTTGCATCCTTTTTGGGGGTATGTCGGGCTGATTATGATCATGTACTTATTTTTCCAAATTGTTTATTCGGTTGGTGGAATGATTGAAGAGCCAATGATGGGTGTATTTCAGAATTTTGAGGTCTGGATTGAAGCTCAATTTGCCAACCCGAAAGGATTTATTTCTCAAATCATCATTGGTTTAATGCAGGGCATTTCCGGCGGTATTGCAATTGTTTTACCTTACCTGGTGCCGTTTTTGGTTGGTCTTGGCATCCTGGAGGATGTAGGCTATCTTTCACGAGTAGCATTTTTGATGGACACATTGATGCATAAATTGGGTTTGCACGGGAAAGCAATCGTCCCGTTTATTCTCGGTTTTGGCTGTAATGTGCCTGCTATTATGTCAACCCGCATCCTGGAGGATAAACGCGAACGTTTCATTTCAGCCGCATTGTCTACATTAGTTCCATGTGCTGCGCGTTTGGCAGTCGTCTTTGGCCTGGTGGCATTCTACCTTGGTCCTGGGTTGGCATTGGCGATCTATTTGTTTGACCTCTTTGTAATCGCTTTTACCGCCGGAATGCTCAACAGGTTTTTGCCTGACGATTCTCCCGGGTTGATCCTGGAGATGCCCGTTTACCGTATCCCGACATTGCGGACGATTATTAATAAAGCCTGGTGGAGAATTCGAGAATTCGTCGTCGAGGCCTGGCCGTTACTGATCATCGGTAGCGTCGTCTTATCCTTTCTAAACTTTATCAATGCTTCCACTTACCTGAATATGCTGGTGCGCCCACTTTCATGGGTTTTAGGGCTGCCTGAACAGGTTGGTGTTCCGTTAATCTTTGGTGTACTTAGAAAAGAACTCTCCCTGGTCATGCTGGGTCAAGCTTTAGGGAGCATGGATTTTCCCACGGTAATGACACCAGTCCAGATGATCACATTTGCGGTGTTTGTAGTCTTTTATGTTCCCTGCCTGGCGACGATGCTGGTCATCCGCAAGGAAATTGGAGTCAAAGCGATGTGGTCAATTGTTGCTTTGACCACGCTGATTGCAACGGTGGCTGGTTTGGTCGCACGTATTATTGCTTCAATTTTCTATTAATTGGAAATCATGGCTAAATTCGATCATTTCAACCTGCTTGGGCCGTTTTATGATTGGATCTTTAGCCTGAGAAATTCATCGAAATTGGTGAAAATGGTAGACCTTTTTCCCCAACAAGCACTTCTGGATATTGGAGGTGGGACGGGAAGGGTCTCGGAAAATTTTTCAGGCATATCATCTTCAATTTTTGTTGCAGACCCTGCAATTAAAATGCTGCGGGAAGCTCACAAGAAAGGTTTAATGGTCATCATTGCCAACTCAGAGGCTTTACCATTTAGACCGGCAAGTTTTGAGCGGGTCATTATGATTGATGCTTTTCATCATGTTGCACAGCATCAACTGACCCTGGATGAGATTTGGCGCGTCTTAAAGCCGGGCGGTAGGCTGGTCATCGAGGAACCAAATATTCGCAACATCTTTGGAAAGCTTATTGCAATCGGTGAAAAAATCTTGCTCATGCGCAGCAAAATTATTGCTCCGGAAGAAATCATATCGATGTGCGCATTTCAAGATGTTGAGAATATCCGATTTGTTATAAAAAGCGCATTAGTTTGGGTTATGATAGATAAACGAGCTTAAAACGTTTAAAGGAGATTTGAAAATGGCTGAAATTGATGTGTATCAGATAATGAATTCGATTCCCGATTATTTCGATGCTGAGAAGGCACAAGGTGTCTCGGGACTGGTTCAATGTTCATTTTCAGGCGAACAGGCATCTGAATGGGTCATCAGAATTCATGATCAAACCTGCACAGTAGAACAAGGAACAACCTCAAATCCGGACTTGACAATTAAAGCCGATGCAAAAGATGGAGTCAAGCTTCTGACAGGCCAGTTGGATCCCATGCGTGCTTATATGTTAGGCAAAATTAAGGTCTTTGGGGATTTGGCATTGGGAATGAAATTAGTTAATTTCTTTAAAAGGTAACATAATTAACCAATTCGCGCATCCAATGTGAACAGCCTGTCGGAAATGGGTTCTTTAATATAATCCCCAATCGTCGCCGATGCCGTCTTCCATCATGGTTGGGTCCCAAGTCTCAGTACCATAGGTGATTTTTGTGGGAATTTTGAGAATTTCCTCAGCCTTAATGCGGGTGCTCTCCATTATTGTTGGCCCGTAAGGACAGAAAGGCGTGGTTAGGATCATGGTAACAACAGCATGATCATCTTCCAGGCTTACATTGCGAACTAACCCGATCTGGACAATGTTTAAGCCCAATTCGGGGTCAATTATTTCACTTAGTCCCTCTTCCACAAGGGGGACAAGTTCAGGATGAGTATTTTCGATATCCCAGATGGGGATGTTGCTATTATTTCCTTCAGTCATTTCTCATTTCACTTTGATTGGGATTTGAAAAAAACAGCCAACCGGGCTACGGGGAATGTAAGTTTCAATTTCATTATTTTCACCAATGAATTTTTGTTTGAGTGTTTTATCGATTGCCCAAATCACCGGGTGGTCGTAGAAGAAATGGTAATTAGAGCATGAAAAGCCGGTCAGGTTGTATGTGTCATCACGTGCTGTAAGATAATCCTTGAAGGATATCGTGTTTATTCCTACGGCTTTGACAAGGTCATTGATGGACGATTCGGAGAAAGATTTCGAGTTCATTAATAATTTCTCAGGGATGCTTTTCATCGTTAATAACTATAAGATTGCGAGCCTTATTATAGAAAGATATTGACTGTGATTTTAGCATGGGATATAAAAATGTCAATAAATATGGTAATAATGGTAAATAATATTACAGTTGCTGACAAACAAAAGAGATGCCTGATCCAGACATCTCTTTAATTTAGCAAATATTTTTGTGAATGACTATTCGTTGCCAGACTTGGCGAAGCTCATAATTGCGTTAGCAATCAAAGAGCCAGACATCGAACGGTGTTTGGATTCACCCATAGGGCTGGCGGCTAATAAGGCATTAATCAGAGCTTCTACATCGCTGCTGCCGCCTTGTTTTGCCTGGAAGTAAGCCATTCCTGCGAGAAGCAATTCATTGACGCCCAGTTTCTTTTCTTCTTCAACAGCTTCTTCTTTTTTCCCGATCAGCCCTGAAAGCAATGATCCTAATACTCCCCCTTGCTCCTTTTTGGGTTCCTTTTCTTCTTTCACATTGAGCAAGGATTTTACCAGAAGACCCAGGGTGTCAGGCTGGAGGTCTGTGCCGGCAAAGCTTAAGGCGGCATCAGCCAGACCTTGGGATAGAAGTTTTGCTGATCCGCTCTGAATTTCTTTTTCCACGACCTGGCTAGCATAACTGAGCTGTTCGTCAACTGGTTTATCAGACTTCTTCGATACAGCACTTTGAATAACGTCGAAAATTTTTACCATGTTATCGCCATGATCATGGTTATATTCATCGGCTGCATTGAGTGCTGTTTGCTGCTCTGTAAGTTGCGCGCTTACAGTTTTAAAAATGGAACTCAAATCCATGTTTTCCGCCGTTTTAATCTTTTAATTCTTCTGGCAGTTCAGGTATTTCCAGTTCCATCCCAGCCCGCACGTTCCTTTCATTGCCTTGGAGCAGTTCTGTATTATGCTCAAGCAATAATTGCCAGTAGGGTGGCGTGGCATGCTTGTAATATTTTAGCGCGATGTGGCTCAGGGTCTCATCCTCTTTGACAACGTGCGTTGCAATAATTGCCGCTTTTTTCTCGCTTTCAAGCTTTGCCCTTCGCTCTTCGATGGCTTTTCGCCGGGCTTCCGCCAATTCTTCCTGAGCTTTTTCTTTCTTTTTCTGCTCTTCAAGTTCTTTGGCTTTTTTCTCGGCTTCAGCTTTCAGCTGTTTTTCCTTGGCCTCTTGTGCTAATTTTGCCTCAAGAGCTTTTTTTGCTTCTTCGGCTTCTTTTTGTGCCTGTTCGAGTTGCTTCTTGCGTTCTTCTTCTTCCTTCTTCTTTTTTCCAAATAAACCCATTTTTAGATCCTTTCTAATAACGATTGTTAAATTGTTCATGAAAGATATTACCACCAAATGTTTTATTAGTAAAGTCGATCTTTGATTAGAATATTGAATGAAGCCTGAAACAAGTAGGAATGTGTTATAATAAAGCTGCAAATCCACTTATTAAAATAGGAGAAAAAAATGAGACTGAATGCCCCTAAGAAAATCGTATGGACGATTGCACTCATTGTTGGTTTGGTAGGAATCATTGCTCAACTGGTTGCAATACCTTTTCTTTCATCGATCAGCTTTTGGATTATGGGTCTCGCCTGGTTACTGCTGATTTTAAGCACAGTGTTAAAAGGGCTTTAACCCACCTTTCTTTACAAGTTTTTTCTAATCAAGGTGTTCGCTGGTGTAAAATAGCCGATCTTCAACCCTGTGCTCATTGATACAGCCGTAACGCAGAAACCGGGTTTGTATTGATTAGATACGGGGTTCTTCTTGCTTTAAAGCGACATCATGATTGTCATGGTAGGCAAGGAAGCAATCAAGAATTAGACAAAAAACCATCGCCCTAAACAGACTAATGCTTTTATTGATATTTTA from Brevefilum fermentans encodes:
- a CDS encoding class I SAM-dependent methyltransferase, with protein sequence MAKFDHFNLLGPFYDWIFSLRNSSKLVKMVDLFPQQALLDIGGGTGRVSENFSGISSSIFVADPAIKMLREAHKKGLMVIIANSEALPFRPASFERVIMIDAFHHVAQHQLTLDEIWRVLKPGGRLVIEEPNIRNIFGKLIAIGEKILLMRSKIIAPEEIISMCAFQDVENIRFVIKSALVWVMIDKRA
- the feoB gene encoding ferrous iron transport protein B, giving the protein MRIGLIGQPNCGKSTLFNQVAGYRAETGNFSGTTVTFTESKVRLLGGIVTVVDLPGAYSLAGTNPAEQEVIKYLTSNEIDVVVNVLDASNIQHGLLMTIELLELNIPMVIALNMMDEADRAGIHIDVEKLEALIGLPVVPMIASKGRGIQPLFVKAYQVGQKKQVPPQPKYDEQIEAAIDVLATSLHEVDSYLNPRALAIKLLEGDQFVLKELPEENLSIKADLKAVNASLAHQYGGSADWTISDARSKLANQISESVIKHGLRKISLRDKLDNVLLHPFWGYVGLIMIMYLFFQIVYSVGGMIEEPMMGVFQNFEVWIEAQFANPKGFISQIIIGLMQGISGGIAIVLPYLVPFLVGLGILEDVGYLSRVAFLMDTLMHKLGLHGKAIVPFILGFGCNVPAIMSTRILEDKRERFISAALSTLVPCAARLAVVFGLVAFYLGPGLALAIYLFDLFVIAFTAGMLNRFLPDDSPGLILEMPVYRIPTLRTIINKAWWRIREFVVEAWPLLIIGSVVLSFLNFINASTYLNMLVRPLSWVLGLPEQVGVPLIFGVLRKELSLVMLGQALGSMDFPTVMTPVQMITFAVFVVFYVPCLATMLVIRKEIGVKAMWSIVALTTLIATVAGLVARIIASIFY
- a CDS encoding metal-sulfur cluster assembly factor — encoded protein: MTEGNNSNIPIWDIENTHPELVPLVEEGLSEIIDPELGLNIVQIGLVRNVSLEDDHAVVTMILTTPFCPYGPTIMESTRIKAEEILKIPTKITYGTETWDPTMMEDGIGDDWGLY
- a CDS encoding SCP2 sterol-binding domain-containing protein; translation: MAEIDVYQIMNSIPDYFDAEKAQGVSGLVQCSFSGEQASEWVIRIHDQTCTVEQGTTSNPDLTIKADAKDGVKLLTGQLDPMRAYMLGKIKVFGDLALGMKLVNFFKR
- a CDS encoding LysM peptidoglycan-binding domain-containing protein; translated protein: MNNLTIVIRKDLKMGLFGKKKKEEEERKKQLEQAQKEAEEAKKALEAKLAQEAKEKQLKAEAEKKAKELEEQKKKEKAQEELAEARRKAIEERRAKLESEKKAAIIATHVVKEDETLSHIALKYYKHATPPYWQLLLEHNTELLQGNERNVRAGMELEIPELPEELKD